The genomic stretch GGCTCCAAGCGTGGCGGTTCCTACGTTTATTACAGCCGATGTTTTTATTCCGGCTAATATTGAACGGGACGCAAGAGGCAGTTCTATTTTCTTCATTCGAATTCCTGCCGGAAGTCCAAGGGCTTCCGCGGATTCTCGTAGCGGAAGCGGCACATCTTTCAATCCCGAATATGTGTTTCGCACTATCGGAAGAAGGCTGTATAAAAAGAGTGCGGCAATAGCCGGTTTCGCGCCGATACCTAACAACGGTATCATAAAAACTATCAATGCCAATGAGGGAATTGTCTGTATAACGCTGACTACTCCCAATACAATCTGTCCGATTTTCTCCTTTTTATAGGCTAATATTCCAAGTGGAATAGCGATAATTATCGCCCCGGTCAGCGAAATCAAAACCAGATACAGATGTTCGTAACTGTTCTTAATCACTCTATCTAATATTGTTACTTCTTTGAAATTCGTTTGAATTCCGAATTTCTCATACAAAAAAGTTGCAGCCGCTTGGCCTTCAGACACACCGTCAATTTTCACACTCGCATTCAGGAAAACCATTTCTGCTTCCGTGATAGCTCCCTCAAGCCGGAGGAGTGCGTTGATCGCCTCCGGCGCTCTTTCAAGCAATTCCTCTCTATATAGAAATACAGAGTAATACTCAGGAAAATGGATAAGATCGTCTTTCAGGGATTTCAATTTATAATAATCAATTTCCGCATCGGTAGCATAAAGATCTATTACATCAATGGAACCGTTTTCTAACGCCCTGTAACCAATATCGTGATCCACACCCCGAACATTTTCTTGCGGTAGACCGTACCGATTGCGTAAACTTGGCCAACCATCTCCCCTGTCCATAAATTCATTACTAAAGCCGAATTTTAATTGAGGATGTTTCCGTAAATCCGAAATTGTCTCAATATTCAAACTCTCCGCAACAGAACTCTTCATCCCGATTACATACGTATTATTGAATCCAAGCGGTTCACTCATAAGTATACCCCGGCTCGCAAGATGCTCCCGAATGTCGCTGTCCTCAGATAAATTTTCCTCTGCCAAAATCTCCTGCATAATTGTTCCCGTATATTCCGGATAGATGTCTATCTCACCGTTGAGGAGCGCATTGAAAAGAATTCGGGTGCCTCCCAGTTGATCTCGATGATGCGCAGTGAACCCTGAGCTTCGCAGAAGATGAGAAGCTATTTCGCCAAGTATGACAGATTCGGTAAATTTTTTCGATCCTACTGATAAAGAGTTTTCATTGTTTTGAGCATAAGATGTTTCAGTTGAAAACGGATTAAGTAATAGAATAGCCGTGCAGAGCAGTCCAGTTACATTGTCTGTGATTTTTATTTTCATATCAGTCTCGAAACCGCTGCGCATTTATGAAGCGACTTACAAACTCTTCCGAAGGATTGTTTATCATCTCTTCAATCGTTGCCTGCTGCACTATTTTGCCGTCTCTCATCAGAACCACTTCGTCCGCAAAAAAA from Candidatus Neomarinimicrobiota bacterium encodes the following:
- a CDS encoding ABC transporter permease subunit, giving the protein MKIKITDNVTGLLCTAILLLNPFSTETSYAQNNENSLSVGSKKFTESVILGEIASHLLRSSGFTAHHRDQLGGTRILFNALLNGEIDIYPEYTGTIMQEILAEENLSEDSDIREHLASRGILMSEPLGFNNTYVIGMKSSVAESLNIETISDLRKHPQLKFGFSNEFMDRGDGWPSLRNRYGLPQENVRGVDHDIGYRALENGSIDVIDLYATDAEIDYYKLKSLKDDLIHFPEYYSVFLYREELLERAPEAINALLRLEGAITEAEMVFLNASVKIDGVSEGQAAATFLYEKFGIQTNFKEVTILDRVIKNSYEHLYLVLISLTGAIIIAIPLGILAYKKEKIGQIVLGVVSVIQTIPSLALIVFMIPLLGIGAKPAIAALFLYSLLPIVRNTYSGLKDVPLPLRESAEALGLPAGIRMKKIELPLASRSILAGIKTSAVINVGTATLGAIIGAGGFGQPILTGIRLDNTGLILQGAIPAALLAFAVQWLFELVEPIFVSEGLRLKD